A region of Candidatus Methylacidiphilales bacterium DNA encodes the following proteins:
- a CDS encoding acyloxyacyl hydrolase, producing the protein MKPRASLFPALLSVLLLAANGTSYAEERISVAPRPVDAGESGFGENRMSFSLAAGPLFDAGHNENENILSSTVVSWHWQLDDVGNPGWRRGNTEWITSAYLHPVWDGTESRFLGGHFGPRYNFVQEGWQWVPYLGARVGFGFTDSRDNTLLPGAQGQDFVFTFTVEAGARYVVNETIDLSFGVLYQHFSNAGLSEPEQINYGLDLIGPTAAVHFKF; encoded by the coding sequence ATGAAACCCCGAGCCTCCCTGTTCCCCGCGCTGTTGTCGGTGCTGCTTTTGGCGGCAAACGGCACGTCGTACGCCGAGGAACGCATTTCCGTCGCCCCGCGTCCGGTGGATGCTGGCGAAAGCGGGTTTGGTGAAAACCGGATGTCATTCAGTCTGGCTGCGGGTCCCTTGTTCGATGCCGGCCACAATGAAAATGAGAACATCCTTTCTTCGACCGTGGTGTCCTGGCACTGGCAGTTGGACGACGTCGGCAACCCCGGTTGGCGCCGTGGCAACACGGAGTGGATCACTTCCGCCTACCTCCACCCGGTCTGGGACGGCACCGAAAGCCGGTTTCTCGGCGGCCATTTCGGACCCCGTTACAACTTTGTCCAGGAAGGTTGGCAATGGGTCCCCTACTTGGGCGCGCGCGTAGGCTTCGGTTTTACCGACAGCCGCGACAACACCCTCCTGCCCGGCGCCCAGGGCCAGGACTTTGTCTTCACCTTCACGGTCGAAGCCGGGGCGCGCTACGTGGTCAACGAAACCATCGACCTCTCCTTCGGCGTGCTTTACCAACACTTCTCCAATGCCGGACTCTCGGAGCCTGAACAAATCAATTACGGCCTGGACCTGATCGGCCCCACCGCCGCCGTTCATTTCAAGTTTTGA
- a CDS encoding TlpA disulfide reductase family protein: MMVLLASGLLAACTTKVEPPARNITPTAAPSFTLPDLAGNPVSSDSFKGKILVIHFCASWSPSSAREIRQLCAIQEAYREKNVQVIGLALEEAGGADMKAFASQTPFNYPVLVAPSNFHREFGGIEAIPSTFLINPSGMIMNKHTGMIAQEYLEAELDLMIREAKEAAKGAATR, encoded by the coding sequence ATGATGGTGCTTCTGGCCTCCGGGCTCTTGGCGGCGTGCACCACCAAAGTGGAGCCCCCGGCGCGCAACATCACCCCGACCGCAGCCCCTTCCTTCACCCTTCCCGATCTGGCCGGCAACCCTGTTTCCAGCGACAGTTTCAAAGGGAAGATCCTGGTCATCCACTTCTGCGCCTCGTGGTCACCCTCGAGCGCACGGGAGATCCGCCAATTGTGCGCCATCCAGGAGGCTTACCGGGAAAAGAACGTGCAGGTGATCGGTCTGGCCTTGGAAGAGGCGGGCGGAGCGGACATGAAGGCCTTCGCCTCCCAAACGCCCTTCAACTACCCGGTATTGGTGGCCCCCTCGAATTTCCACCGCGAATTCGGGGGCATCGAAGCCATTCCGAGCACCTTCCTGATCAACCCCTCGGGGATGATCATGAACAAACACACGGGAATGATCGCGCAGGAATACCTCGAGGCCGAGCTGGACTTGATGATCCGTGAGGCCAAGGAAGCGGCCAAGGGCGCGGCCACTCGCTGA
- a CDS encoding DICT sensory domain-containing protein has translation MIIETSQEKKTQSRFVSKLKPYVQSLDSRCLPVRRQTGKKAATLGELVAMPKGDVTHVFNNEAMLAISHAIEDLAGEVREGELISTFQNLKNFLPQRKRYVGLSRDLDAVRVWGSGMIPARCPSIDFIPIFRPELERYWIVLFSSPEHHAVLVCRQINEAKDFSDKVFAGFYSFNPFLTESIRRHFNLMSCGLDGVVAAWEKEFRLPSMSLKEINSLLAAKSEPADVG, from the coding sequence ATGATCATCGAGACGAGCCAAGAGAAAAAAACCCAGAGCCGGTTTGTTTCCAAGCTCAAGCCTTACGTGCAATCATTGGATTCGCGTTGTCTGCCGGTGCGGCGCCAGACGGGTAAAAAAGCGGCCACCCTCGGTGAATTGGTCGCCATGCCGAAGGGGGATGTGACCCATGTATTCAACAACGAGGCCATGCTGGCCATCAGTCATGCCATCGAGGACCTGGCCGGCGAAGTGCGGGAAGGGGAGTTGATTTCCACCTTCCAAAACCTCAAGAATTTCCTGCCCCAGCGCAAACGTTATGTCGGACTTTCACGCGACCTCGATGCCGTACGCGTGTGGGGGAGCGGGATGATTCCGGCCCGTTGTCCGTCGATAGATTTCATCCCCATCTTCCGGCCCGAGCTCGAGCGTTACTGGATCGTCTTGTTTTCCAGTCCGGAACACCATGCCGTGCTGGTCTGCCGCCAGATCAACGAGGCCAAGGATTTTTCCGACAAGGTCTTCGCCGGATTCTACAGCTTCAACCCTTTCCTGACCGAATCAATCCGGCGCCACTTCAACCTGATGAGCTGCGGCTTGGACGGGGTGGTGGCGGCATGGGAGAAAGAATTCCGCCTGCCCAGCATGTCGCTGAAGGAAATCAACAGCCTTCTGGCCGCCAAATCCGAACCCGCCGACGTGGGTTGA
- a CDS encoding DegQ family serine endoprotease: MKKHTSFYTLLTCLFCLLIGFTLSERSHAADWWPFGKNEQKPTAEIKVDQAPLVRDTRLTTSFAPVIQKTSPSIVSVKTSKTTTVRGNLGPFNDPMFRRFFGIPEGEEGDGGGFKQRQGGLGSGVIVSADGYILTNNHVIDGADEIIVDMQDDTKRELKAKVVGTDKRTDLAVLKIEATGLPNATLGDSEQLLVGDVVLAIGNPFGVGQTVTMGIVSAKSRNIGISQGGYEDFIQTDASINQGNSGGALIDTEGRVIGINTAIISPSGGNLGIGFAIPINLARRVMEQLIKDGKVTRGYLGVQIDTISPDHQEAFELKDTKGALVTHVEKDGPAAKAGLQRGDTIVEINGKPVTDVPTLRLSIASEPPGAKVKLKVIRKGKPQTIEATLDEFPDKEAKLGGDSESSEPDLTPNTLLKGVEIRDLDPESRKRGNVPDDVQGVLVSKVEPESPAAEAGMRPGQIIQEIGNTSVTNSKEAVGAMKSVQGKIVRLLVWDRGAFRYLVIRQK; encoded by the coding sequence ATGAAAAAACACACCTCCTTTTACACCCTTCTCACCTGCCTCTTCTGCCTCCTCATCGGCTTCACCCTCTCCGAACGATCACATGCCGCGGATTGGTGGCCCTTCGGGAAAAACGAACAGAAACCCACGGCTGAAATCAAAGTCGACCAGGCCCCGCTCGTCCGCGACACCCGTCTCACCACCAGTTTCGCCCCTGTCATCCAAAAAACCTCCCCCAGCATTGTCAGCGTCAAAACGTCCAAGACCACCACGGTGCGCGGCAACCTCGGACCCTTCAACGACCCCATGTTCCGCCGTTTCTTCGGCATCCCCGAGGGCGAGGAGGGGGACGGCGGCGGATTCAAGCAGCGCCAGGGTGGCCTCGGTTCCGGGGTCATTGTCAGCGCCGACGGCTACATCCTCACCAACAACCACGTCATTGATGGTGCCGACGAAATCATCGTCGACATGCAGGATGACACCAAACGGGAGTTGAAGGCCAAGGTGGTCGGCACCGACAAGCGCACCGACCTGGCCGTGCTCAAGATCGAGGCCACCGGCCTGCCCAATGCCACCCTCGGCGACAGCGAACAACTGCTGGTCGGCGATGTGGTCCTGGCCATCGGAAATCCCTTCGGTGTCGGCCAGACAGTCACCATGGGAATCGTCAGCGCCAAAAGCCGGAACATCGGCATCTCCCAGGGCGGCTACGAGGACTTCATCCAGACCGACGCCTCGATCAACCAGGGCAACTCCGGCGGGGCCCTCATCGACACCGAAGGCCGCGTCATCGGGATCAACACCGCCATCATTTCCCCCAGCGGGGGCAATCTTGGCATCGGCTTCGCCATCCCGATCAACCTGGCCCGCCGGGTCATGGAACAATTGATCAAAGACGGCAAGGTCACCCGCGGCTACCTCGGCGTCCAGATCGACACCATCAGCCCCGACCACCAGGAAGCCTTTGAACTCAAGGACACCAAGGGAGCCCTCGTCACCCATGTGGAAAAAGACGGTCCTGCGGCCAAGGCCGGACTCCAACGCGGAGACACCATCGTGGAGATCAACGGCAAGCCCGTCACCGATGTGCCCACCCTCCGCCTTTCCATCGCCAGCGAACCTCCCGGCGCCAAGGTCAAACTGAAGGTCATCCGCAAAGGCAAACCCCAGACCATCGAGGCCACCTTGGACGAATTCCCCGACAAAGAAGCCAAATTGGGCGGGGATTCCGAGTCATCCGAACCCGACCTCACACCCAACACCCTGCTCAAAGGCGTGGAAATCCGCGACCTCGATCCGGAGTCCCGCAAGCGCGGCAATGTGCCTGACGATGTCCAGGGCGTGCTCGTGAGCAAGGTCGAACCGGAGAGCCCCGCCGCTGAAGCCGGTATGCGCCCGGGCCAGATCATCCAGGAAATCGGCAACACCTCCGTCACCAACTCGAAGGAAGCGGTCGGCGCGATGAAATCCGTTCAGGGCAAGATCGTCCGTCTGCTGGTCTGGGACCGCGGAGCCTTCCGCTACCTCGTCATCCGTCAGAAGTGA
- a CDS encoding response regulator transcription factor: MNILLVEDDPIIGSGVKAMLHKRDHLVTWERGSRDIKAADVMGRYDAVIMDISLPGRDGREIVQSWRSAGVPTPVIFLSALTEVADRVRGLRVGGDDYLTKPFAFEELLARLDALVRRGEMSPPSPPRIKNWKFDTVKRRITSSEGTAELQPREWALLEVLMQNAGKIITKGHLLEKVWDIRFDPGTNVVDAMVCKLRNKLEVLGGPAHIETVRGKGYVFHHGP; encoded by the coding sequence ATGAACATCCTACTCGTCGAGGACGATCCCATCATCGGCAGTGGTGTCAAAGCCATGCTTCACAAACGGGACCATCTGGTGACATGGGAACGGGGTTCGCGCGACATCAAGGCGGCGGATGTGATGGGTCGCTACGATGCGGTCATCATGGACATATCGCTGCCCGGCCGTGACGGGCGGGAAATCGTCCAGTCTTGGCGTTCTGCCGGCGTTCCCACCCCGGTGATTTTTCTCAGCGCCCTCACGGAAGTGGCCGATCGGGTGCGCGGACTACGGGTGGGCGGCGACGATTATCTCACCAAGCCGTTTGCCTTTGAAGAATTGCTGGCCCGTCTGGATGCCCTGGTCCGCCGTGGCGAAATGTCTCCGCCCTCCCCGCCCCGGATCAAGAATTGGAAATTCGACACGGTCAAGCGCCGCATCACCTCATCCGAAGGAACGGCCGAACTCCAGCCTCGTGAATGGGCTTTGCTGGAGGTCCTGATGCAAAACGCGGGAAAAATCATCACCAAGGGCCACCTGTTGGAAAAAGTCTGGGATATCCGTTTCGACCCCGGAACGAACGTGGTCGACGCCATGGTCTGCAAGCTCCGCAACAAACTGGAGGTTTTGGGCGGCCCGGCCCACATCGAAACCGTCCGTGGCAAGGGCTACGTCTTCCACCATGGACCGTGA
- a CDS encoding phytoene desaturase — protein sequence MRTNPSSTAAVIGSGFGGLASAIRLQAKGYQTTIFEMRDQPGGRAYVYRDKGFTYDAGPTIITAPFLIDELFELAGKKTADYLRMVPCDPFYRIVFHDGMTFNYNGDEEQMLREVARIAPDDVAGYQKLVKKTREIFQKAFIELADQPFTHFTDMLKVAPDLIRLRSDQSVYAQASRYVKSERLRQILSFHPLLVGGHPFASSSIYAMIMYLERKWGVHFAMGGTGALVRSLVKLFEEMGGTVRLNARVEEIEIENGKVGGLRLKGGERFAAHTVVSNADVANTYRKLVAPVHRRKWTDKRLAGMKYSMGLFLIYFGTNRTYPELAHHTIVLTQRYKPLLDDIFYRKVLAKDFSLYLHAPTRTDASLAPEGHECFYVLSPVPHLDGHIDWDNVKERYADAILESLETLIPDLRKHLVSKLIMTPKDFETDLDAYKGSAFQFEPVLTQSAWFRPHNVSEDVKGLYFACAGTHPGAGLPGVLSSAKVLERVIPRAPA from the coding sequence ATGCGAACGAACCCTTCTTCCACCGCGGCAGTCATCGGCAGTGGTTTTGGCGGCCTGGCCTCCGCCATCCGCCTCCAAGCCAAAGGTTACCAGACCACGATTTTCGAAATGCGCGACCAGCCCGGGGGACGGGCCTACGTCTACCGCGACAAGGGGTTCACCTACGATGCCGGACCGACGATCATCACCGCGCCCTTCCTCATCGATGAGTTGTTCGAGCTGGCCGGAAAAAAAACCGCGGACTACCTCCGCATGGTGCCCTGTGACCCGTTCTACCGCATCGTCTTCCATGACGGGATGACCTTCAATTACAACGGGGACGAAGAACAGATGCTCCGCGAGGTGGCGCGCATCGCCCCGGACGATGTGGCCGGCTACCAAAAGCTGGTCAAAAAAACGCGGGAAATTTTCCAGAAGGCCTTCATCGAGCTGGCCGACCAGCCCTTCACCCATTTCACCGATATGCTGAAGGTGGCGCCGGACCTGATCCGGCTCCGTTCCGACCAGTCGGTGTATGCCCAGGCGTCGCGCTACGTCAAAAGCGAGCGCCTGCGCCAGATCCTCAGCTTCCATCCCCTCCTGGTCGGAGGTCATCCTTTTGCCAGTTCCTCGATCTACGCCATGATCATGTATCTGGAGCGCAAATGGGGCGTCCATTTTGCCATGGGCGGCACCGGGGCCCTGGTGCGTTCCCTGGTCAAACTCTTCGAGGAAATGGGGGGTACGGTCCGCCTGAATGCCCGGGTGGAGGAAATCGAAATTGAGAACGGAAAAGTCGGTGGGTTGCGTCTCAAGGGCGGGGAGCGGTTCGCCGCCCACACCGTGGTGTCCAACGCCGACGTGGCCAACACCTACCGCAAGCTGGTGGCTCCGGTCCACCGGCGCAAATGGACCGACAAGCGTCTGGCCGGGATGAAATACAGCATGGGGTTGTTCCTCATCTACTTCGGCACCAACCGGACCTACCCCGAACTGGCCCACCACACCATCGTCCTGACCCAACGCTACAAGCCCCTGCTGGATGACATCTTCTACCGCAAGGTCCTGGCCAAGGATTTTTCCCTCTACCTCCATGCCCCGACCCGCACCGATGCCTCGCTGGCCCCGGAGGGACACGAGTGCTTCTACGTGCTTTCCCCGGTGCCACACCTTGACGGACACATCGACTGGGACAACGTCAAGGAGCGCTACGCCGATGCCATCCTGGAGTCGCTTGAAACCCTCATTCCCGATCTTCGGAAACACTTGGTGAGCAAGCTCATCATGACCCCGAAGGATTTCGAGACCGATCTGGATGCCTACAAAGGCTCGGCCTTCCAATTCGAACCGGTGCTCACCCAGAGCGCCTGGTTCCGGCCGCACAACGTCTCGGAGGACGTGAAGGGCCTTTACTTTGCCTGTGCCGGCACCCATCCCGGGGCAGGTTTGCCCGGGGTGTTGTCCTCGGCCAAAGTGTTGGAGCGGGTGATCCCCCGCGCCCCGGCCTGA
- a CDS encoding NUDIX hydrolase has protein sequence MPTPVRRKRPSLSGKDLSVMAWIEDIYGGVLFVKQAQGRKLWALPGGKVRRNESLAAALAREIHEETGLRITHFIPVDFFDRYKKGSLTVLFRVRVRGRLGKLDPDIAEEITDVVFKNQLPRNHTPSAGYFYQRIHRHPGLIPARA, from the coding sequence ATGCCGACTCCTGTCCGCCGCAAACGTCCCTCGCTTTCCGGCAAGGACCTTTCAGTCATGGCCTGGATCGAGGACATTTACGGCGGCGTGTTGTTCGTCAAGCAGGCCCAAGGCCGCAAACTTTGGGCCCTGCCGGGAGGCAAGGTGCGCCGCAACGAATCCCTCGCCGCGGCGCTCGCGCGGGAAATCCATGAGGAAACCGGATTGCGCATCACCCACTTTATACCAGTGGATTTTTTTGACCGTTATAAAAAAGGATCGCTCACCGTCCTCTTCCGCGTGCGCGTGCGGGGACGTCTGGGCAAGCTCGACCCCGATATCGCCGAGGAAATCACCGATGTCGTTTTCAAGAACCAATTGCCGCGCAACCACACCCCTTCCGCAGGCTATTTCTACCAACGCATCCACCGGCACCCCGGACTGATCCCGGCCCGGGCCTGA
- a CDS encoding 2-phosphosulfolactate phosphatase, giving the protein MVVVFDVLRATSTQAAILSLSGNRVLPCRSMDEARAWKAEHPEWVLAGERDGVPPEGFDRGNSPLEWADGRQGVTVIHTTTNGTRAMKAGEGMGAAGVLAAGLVNARAVASYLARDFAAGGGGRPLILILAGTGDDFALEDAVGAARVLELLDADHPWRALAPRDPDHALHLLRQSRNGRRLQSLGLDADVAWCARMDTVSVVPVLKDGMLVPLAG; this is encoded by the coding sequence ATGGTGGTTGTATTCGATGTCCTGCGTGCGACTTCGACCCAGGCGGCCATCCTTTCCCTCTCCGGAAACCGGGTGCTGCCTTGCCGGTCGATGGATGAGGCGCGGGCCTGGAAAGCCGAGCATCCGGAGTGGGTGCTGGCCGGGGAACGGGACGGGGTGCCTCCGGAAGGGTTCGATCGCGGCAACTCCCCCCTCGAGTGGGCGGACGGCCGGCAAGGGGTCACGGTCATCCACACCACCACCAACGGCACGCGGGCCATGAAGGCGGGCGAGGGTATGGGGGCAGCCGGGGTGCTGGCAGCTGGCTTGGTCAACGCCCGGGCCGTGGCCTCGTATCTGGCCCGGGATTTCGCCGCGGGTGGGGGCGGACGGCCCCTGATCCTGATTCTGGCCGGCACCGGGGATGACTTTGCCCTGGAGGATGCGGTGGGGGCGGCCCGTGTGTTGGAACTGCTGGATGCCGACCACCCCTGGCGCGCCCTCGCTCCCCGCGATCCGGACCATGCCCTCCACCTCTTGCGGCAATCGCGCAACGGGCGTCGGTTGCAATCCTTGGGATTGGATGCCGATGTCGCCTGGTGCGCCCGGATGGACACCGTGTCCGTGGTCCCGGTTCTGAAGGACGGGATGCTGGTGCCTTTGGCGGGCTAA
- a CDS encoding HAMP domain-containing sensor histidine kinase: MDRDPFSTATRMGVMMFLVAFGGIIVTLLLVVAALDRNLDMVTRNSVLDDLQEYSAIYSAVNILSLGDMFGAGRHEGAYALRIESPSGEVLLAKANKLGRDWRWPVLPPGEDWGEEDIHVFPAIPPQKEKCYIGRLKLSDGNIVYYAKSDLAERQIFRDIVRQFNWAALMGIVLVILPILWFTRSVARPLEKFTADARAAAGGGTGVRLNAPGAVPELRRFAAAFNLGLDRIDTLVRALQSANDQIAHELRTPLARLKVRLESLAAREPGHAAVLGEAVGEIDRITRLLKTILDIRAGQSGVIALKPETVDLTVMLADIAELYRSSAELSGLRLFAELPLDGEPVLVSIDRERMFQVVANLLDNALKYTPSPGWVQVGLRRIKDVAEITVRDTGPGLPAGHDLWKPFHRGDHTDADMPGVGLGLSLVKMIVERHGGICKAANAEPHGALFTVRLPLFITKR, translated from the coding sequence ATGGACCGTGACCCGTTCTCCACCGCCACCCGGATGGGCGTGATGATGTTTCTCGTCGCTTTCGGCGGTATCATCGTCACCCTGCTCCTGGTCGTGGCGGCTTTGGACCGCAACCTGGACATGGTGACGCGGAACTCCGTTCTCGATGACCTGCAGGAATACTCCGCCATCTATTCCGCCGTGAATATCCTCTCCCTCGGGGACATGTTCGGGGCCGGTCGGCACGAAGGGGCCTACGCCCTGCGGATCGAATCCCCGTCTGGGGAAGTCTTGCTGGCCAAAGCCAACAAGCTGGGCCGTGATTGGAGGTGGCCCGTGCTTCCGCCGGGCGAAGATTGGGGTGAGGAAGACATCCATGTTTTCCCTGCCATCCCGCCCCAAAAAGAGAAATGTTACATCGGTCGCTTGAAGTTGTCCGATGGGAACATCGTTTACTACGCCAAGTCCGACCTGGCGGAGCGTCAGATCTTTCGCGACATTGTCCGACAATTCAACTGGGCCGCCTTGATGGGCATTGTCCTGGTCATCCTTCCCATCCTGTGGTTCACCCGTTCGGTGGCACGACCCTTGGAAAAATTCACCGCCGATGCCCGGGCTGCTGCGGGAGGCGGGACAGGGGTCCGCTTGAACGCGCCCGGGGCCGTGCCCGAACTTCGCCGATTCGCCGCCGCATTCAATCTGGGCCTGGACCGCATCGATACCCTGGTCCGCGCTTTGCAATCGGCCAACGACCAGATTGCCCACGAGTTGCGCACCCCGTTGGCCCGTCTCAAAGTCCGGTTGGAAAGCCTGGCGGCCCGTGAGCCCGGCCACGCCGCCGTCTTGGGGGAAGCGGTGGGCGAAATCGACCGCATCACCCGTCTCCTGAAGACCATCCTCGACATCCGCGCGGGCCAAAGCGGCGTCATTGCCCTGAAGCCGGAAACCGTCGATCTCACTGTCATGCTGGCCGACATCGCCGAGTTGTACCGTTCTTCGGCCGAACTTTCCGGGCTCCGGCTCTTTGCCGAGCTGCCCCTGGACGGAGAGCCCGTGCTGGTTTCGATCGACCGGGAGCGGATGTTCCAGGTCGTGGCCAACCTCCTCGACAACGCCCTCAAATACACCCCCAGTCCGGGTTGGGTGCAAGTCGGGTTGCGCCGGATCAAGGACGTCGCAGAAATCACCGTCCGGGACACCGGTCCCGGCCTCCCTGCCGGTCACGACCTTTGGAAACCGTTCCATCGCGGCGACCATACCGACGCCGACATGCCCGGGGTCGGACTGGGCCTCAGCCTGGTCAAAATGATCGTCGAACGCCACGGCGGCATCTGCAAGGCCGCCAACGCCGAACCCCATGGAGCCCTCTTCACCGTGCGCCTCCCGCTGTTCATTACCAAACGATAA
- a CDS encoding L,D-transpeptidase family protein produces the protein MKTIRLLLLLSTLCLACASAEPSSREKEILAKAKPGVPVTLPDRKSDVVMKSPFPTAGPDITQRNRQVTPKRKSAKSNTLRVPTRTLKIQAFWIGGGEGKPRVVINRDKQFAQVWAGDQLVGQSPVATGRAGFETPTGKYTISQKERDYHSNQYGSWVDANGRYKGDADAGDKAPSGLTYAPAPMPFFMRLTDGGIGMHAGYVPGVPASHGCIRLPHNMAEHFFDYLPMGTSVEILD, from the coding sequence ATGAAAACCATCCGCCTGCTCCTCTTGTTGTCCACCCTCTGCCTGGCTTGTGCCTCCGCCGAACCGAGTTCGCGTGAGAAGGAAATCCTGGCCAAGGCCAAACCCGGCGTGCCGGTGACCCTGCCCGACCGCAAATCGGACGTGGTCATGAAGTCGCCCTTTCCCACCGCGGGTCCGGACATCACCCAGCGCAACCGGCAGGTGACACCGAAGCGGAAGAGCGCCAAATCCAACACCCTTCGGGTTCCCACCCGCACCCTCAAGATTCAGGCCTTCTGGATCGGGGGCGGAGAAGGCAAGCCACGCGTGGTCATCAACCGGGACAAACAATTCGCCCAAGTCTGGGCGGGTGACCAACTGGTCGGCCAATCCCCCGTGGCCACGGGACGCGCGGGATTCGAGACTCCCACGGGCAAATACACCATCAGCCAGAAAGAGCGCGACTACCATTCCAACCAGTACGGTTCGTGGGTGGATGCCAATGGCCGCTACAAGGGAGATGCCGACGCCGGCGACAAGGCCCCGTCGGGCCTGACCTACGCCCCCGCTCCCATGCCCTTCTTCATGCGCCTCACCGACGGCGGGATCGGCATGCACGCCGGTTACGTGCCGGGCGTCCCGGCCTCCCACGGATGCATCCGGCTGCCCCACAACATGGCGGAGCATTTCTTCGATTACCTCCCGATGGGCACGTCCGTCGAAATCCTCGACTGA
- the rfaD gene encoding ADP-glyceromanno-heptose 6-epimerase — translation MKSLLVTGGAGFIGSNLTLELQERFPEAWITVVDDFRSGDFKNLQGFRGTVVAADLSRMDFQAQFGRPDFDAVFHLASITDTTEHRQSLQVHDNVESFRRLLHYIQPSQAPVVYASSAATYGIAARVNREDDEPAPANVYAFSKVHLDNLARQNSLNFPDWKIVGLRYFNVYGPREAHKGVPASMIYHLARQMKAGQRPRIFKHGEQKRDFVYVKDIVNYTISALRCEESTILNAGSGQPRSFNDLITVLNGVLGTKLEAEYIDNPYPFYQPHTEADMSRTQKMLKVAPKYSLEAGVKDYFESGHLIPP, via the coding sequence ATGAAATCCCTTTTGGTCACCGGCGGAGCCGGGTTTATCGGGTCGAACCTGACCCTGGAGCTGCAGGAGCGTTTCCCCGAGGCGTGGATCACCGTGGTCGACGACTTCCGGTCGGGCGATTTCAAAAACCTGCAGGGATTCCGGGGCACCGTGGTGGCCGCCGACCTCTCCCGGATGGATTTCCAGGCACAATTCGGACGGCCGGACTTCGATGCGGTATTCCATCTGGCCAGCATCACCGACACGACCGAACACCGGCAATCCCTGCAGGTGCATGACAACGTCGAATCCTTCCGCCGACTGTTGCATTACATCCAGCCAAGCCAGGCCCCGGTGGTCTATGCCTCATCGGCGGCGACGTACGGCATTGCCGCGCGGGTCAACCGCGAGGATGACGAACCCGCTCCGGCCAACGTCTATGCGTTCTCCAAGGTGCATCTCGACAACCTGGCCCGGCAGAACAGCCTGAATTTTCCCGACTGGAAAATAGTCGGCCTGCGCTACTTCAACGTCTACGGCCCGCGCGAGGCGCACAAGGGTGTGCCCGCGAGCATGATCTACCACCTGGCCCGGCAGATGAAGGCGGGCCAGCGTCCGCGCATCTTCAAACACGGCGAGCAAAAGCGCGATTTCGTCTATGTGAAGGATATTGTCAATTACACCATCTCCGCCCTGCGCTGCGAGGAATCGACCATTCTCAACGCGGGCAGCGGGCAGCCCCGTTCCTTCAACGACCTGATCACCGTGCTCAACGGGGTCCTGGGCACGAAACTCGAAGCGGAATACATCGACAACCCCTATCCTTTCTATCAACCCCATACCGAAGCCGACATGTCCCGCACCCAGAAAATGCTCAAAGTCGCGCCCAAGTATTCCCTCGAGGCCGGGGTGAAGGATTACTTCGAGTCCGGCCACCTGATTCCCCCATGA